In Synergistaceae bacterium, the following are encoded in one genomic region:
- a CDS encoding 50S ribosomal protein L7ae, producing the protein MPLNELAVPNRLTGERQVRRALRAGRLVKLFIAEDADASVIRGLEEEALNANIPVERVESMVMLGRACAISRGASAAGIGS; encoded by the coding sequence TTGCCTTTAAACGAGCTCGCAGTGCCGAACAGGTTAACGGGAGAGAGACAGGTCAGGCGAGCCCTCAGGGCGGGAAGGCTGGTCAAGCTTTTCATAGCCGAGGATGCGGACGCCTCGGTGATAAGGGGCCTTGAGGAGGAAGCGTTGAATGCGAACATTCCCGTCGAACGGGTGGAGAGCATGGTGATGCTCGGAAGGGCGTGCGCCATCTCTCGAGGAGCGTCCGCGGCGGGGATCGGTTCATAG